DNA from Aliarcobacter butzleri:
TTTGTATCTACTACACTTACTTCTGTTATTTCTACTTCTGGTGCTGTATTATCTGTATAAGTTAATTTTCCAGCATTTTCATTATCACTTCCAGTATTACCTGCTTTATCTACTACTTCTACTGTTACTTGATTTCCTGCTTGTACTTTATCTGTTGGGATTGTAATTTCAAAGTTACCGTTTGAATCTGTTGTTCCTGTTCCAATAGTATTTCCATCTTTATCTTTTACAGTAAATTGTGCATTTGGTTCATCTGAAGTTCCTTTGATTGTTACTTCATCTGCTTTTCCATCTGCTGGAGAGTTTGTATCTACTACACTTACTTCTGTTATTTCTACTTCTGGTGCTGTATTATCTGTATAAGTTAATTTTCCAGCATTTTCATTATCACTTCCAGTATTACCTGCTTTATCTACTACTTCTACTGTTACTTGATTTCCTGCTTGTACTTTATCTGTTGGGATTGTAATTTCAAAGTTACCGTTTGAATCTGTTGTTCCTGTTCCAATAGTATTTCCATCTTTATCTTTTACAGTAAATTGTGCATTTGGTTCATCTGAAGTTCCTTTGATTGTTACTTCATCTGCTTTTCCATCTGCTGGAGAGTTTGTATCTACTACACTTACTTCTGTTATTTCTACTTCTGGTGCTGTATTATCTGTATAAGTTAATTTTCCAGCATTTTCATTATCACTTCCAGTATTACCTGCTTTATCTACTACTTCTACTGTTACTTGATTTCCTGCTTGTACTTTATCTGTTGAGATTGTAATTTCAAAGTTACCGTTTGAATCTGTTGTTCCTGTTCCAATAGTATTTCCATCTTTATCTTTTACAGTAAATTGTGCATTTGGTTCATCTGAAGTTCCTTTGATTGTTACTTCATCTGCTTTTCCATCTGCTGGAGAGTTTGTATCTACTACACTTACTTCTGTTATTTCTACTTCTGGTGCTGTATTATCTGTATAAGTTAATTTTCCAGCATTTTCATTATCACTTCCAGTATTACCTGCTTTATCTACTACTTCTACTGTTACTTGATTTCCTGCTTGTACTTTATCTGTTGGGATTGTAATTTCAAAGTTACCGTTTGAATCTGTTGTTCCTGTTCCAATAGTATTTCCATCTTTATCTTTTACAGTAAATTGTGCATTTGGTTCATCTGAAGTTCCTTTGATTGTTACTTCATCTGCTTTTCCATCTGCTGGAGAGTTTGTATCTACTACACTTACTTCTGTTATTTCTACTTCTGGTGCTGTATTATCTGTATAAGTTAATTTTCCAGCATTTTCATTATCACTTCCAGTATTACCTGCTTTATCTACTACTTCTACTGTTACTTGATTTCCTGCTTGTACTTTATCTGTTGGGATTGTAATTTCAAAGTTACCGTTTGAATCTGTTGTTCCTGTTCCAATAGTATTTCCATCTTTATCTTTTACAGTAAATTGTGCATTTGGTTCATCTGAAGTTCCTTTGATTGTTACTTCATCTGCTTTTCCATCTGCTGGAGAGTTTGTATCTACTACACTTACTTCTGTTATTTCTACTTCTGGTGCTGTATTATCTGTATAAGTTAATTTTCCAGCATTTTCATTATCACTTCCAGTATTACCTGCTTTATCTACTACTTCTACTGTTACTTGATTTCCTGCTTGTACTTTATCTGTTGGGATTGTAATTTCAAAGTTACCGTTTGAATCTGTTGTTCCTGTTCCAATAGTATTTCCATCTTTATCTTTTACAGTAAATTGTGCATTTGGTTCATCTGAAGTTCCTTTGATTGTTACTTCATCTGCTTTTCCATCTGCTGGAGAGTTTGTATCTACTACACTTACTTCTGTTATTTCTACTTCTGGTGCTGTATTATCTGTATAAGTTAATTTTCCAGCATTTTCATTATCACTTCCAGTATTACCTGCTTTATCTACTACTTCTACTGTTACTTGATTTCCTGCTTGTACTTTATCTGTTGGGATTGTAATTTCAAAGTTACCGTTTGAATCTGTTGTTCCTGTTCCAATAGTATTTCCATCTTTATCTTTTACAGTAAATTGTGCATTTGGTTCATCTGAAGTTCCTTTGATTGTTACTTCATCTGCTTTTCCATCTGCTGGAGAGTTTGTATCTACTACACTTACTTCTGTTATTTCTACTTCTGGTGCTGTATTATCTGTATAAGTTAATTTTCCAGCATTTTCATTATCACTTCCAGTATTACCTGCTTTATCTACTACTTCTACTGTTACTTGATTTCCTGCTTGTACTTTATCTGTTGGGATTGTAATTTCAAAGTTACCGTTTGAATCTGTTGTTCCTGTTCCAATAGTATTTCCATCTTTATCTTTTACAGTAAATTGTGCATTTGGTTCATCTGAAGTTCCTTTGATTGTTACTTCATCTGCTTTTCCATCTGCTGGAGAGTTTGTATCTACTACACTTACTTCTGTTATTTCTACTTCTGGTGCTGTATTATCTGTATAAGTTAATTTTCCAGCATTTTCATTATCACTTCCAGTATTACCTGCTTTATCTACTACTTCTACTGTTACTTGATTTCCTGCTTGTACTTTATCTGTTGGGATTGTAATTTCAAAGTTACCGTTTGAATCTGTTGTTCCTGTTCCAATAGTATTTCCATCTTTATCTTTTACAGTAAATTGTGCATTTGGTTCATCTGAAGTTCCTTTGATTGTTACTTCATCTGCTTTTCCATCTGCTGGAGAGTTTGTATCTACTACACTTACTTCTGTTATTTCTACTTCTGGTGCTGTATTATCTGTATAAGTTAATTTTCCAGCATTTTCATTATCACTTCCAGTATTACCTGCTTTATCTACTACTTCTACTGTTACTTGATTTCCTGCTTGTACTTTATCTGTTGGGATTGTAATTTCAAAGTTACCGTTTGAATCTGTTGTTCCTGTTCCAATAGTATTTCCATCTTTATCTTTTACAGTAAATTGTGCATTTGGTTCATCTGAAGTTCCTTTGATTGTTACTTCATCTGCTTTTCCATCTGCTGGAGAGTTTGTATCTACTACACTTACTTCTGTTATTTCTACTTCTGGTGCTGTATTATCTGTATAAGTTAATTTTCCAGCATTTTCATTATCACTTCCAGTATTACCTGCTTTATCTACTACTTCTACTGTTACTTGATTTCCTGCTTGTACTTTATCTGTTGGGATTGTAATTTCAAAGTTACCGTTTGAATCTGTTGTTCCTGTTCCAATAGTATTTCCATCTTTATCTTTTACAGTAAATTGTGCATTTGGTTCATCTGAAGTTCCTTTGATTGTTACTTCATCTGCTTTTCCATCTGCTGGAGAGTTTGTATCTACTACACTTACTTCTGTTATTTCTACTTCTGGTGCTGTATTATCTGTATAAGTTAATTTTCCAGCATTTTCATTATCACTTCCAGTATTACCTGCTTTATCTACTACTTCTACTGTTACTTGATTTCCTGCTTGTACTTTATCTGTTGGGATTGTAATTTCAAAGTTACCGTTTGAATCTGTTGTTCCTGTTCCAATAGTATTTCCATCTTTATCTTTTACAGTAAATTGTGCATTTGGTTCATCTGAAGTTCCTTTGATTGTTACTTCATCTGCTTTTCCATCTGCTGGAGAGTTTGTATCTACTACACTTACTTCTGTTATTTCTACTTCTGGTGCTGTATTATCTGTATAAGTTAATTTTCCAGCATTTTCATTATCACTTCCAGTATTACCTGCTTTATCTACTACTTCTACTGTTACTTGATTTCCTGCTTGTACTTTATCTGTTGGGATTGTAATTTCAAAGTTACCGTTTGAATCTGTTGTTCCTGTTCCAATAGTATTTCCATCTTTATCTTTTACAGTAAATTGTGCATTTGGTTCATCTGAAGTTCCTTTGATTGTTACTTCATCTGCTTTTCCATCTGCTGGAGAGTTTGTATCTACTACACTTACTTCTGTTATTTCTACTTCTGGTGCTGTATTATCTGTATAAGTTAATTTTCCAGCATTTTCATTATCACTTCCAGTATTACCTGCTTTATCTACTACTTCTACTGTTACTTGATTTCCTGCTTGTACTTTATCTGTTGGGATTGTAATTTCAAAGTTACCGTTTGAATCTGTTGTTCCTGTTCCAATAGTATTTCCATCTTTATCTTTTACAGTAAATTGTGCATTTGGTTCATCTGAAGTTCCTTTGATTGTTACTTCATCTGCTTTTCCATCTGCTGGAGAGTTTGTATCTACTACACTTACTTCTGTTATTTCTACTTCTGGTGCTGTATTATCTGTATAAGTTAATTTTCCAGCATTTTCATTATCACTTCCAGTATTACCTGCTTTATCTACTACTTCTACTGTTACTTGATTTCCTGCTTGTACTTTATCTGTTGGGATTGTAATTTCAAAGTTACCGTTTGAATCTGTTGTTCCTGTTCCAATAGTATTTCCATCTTTATCTTTTACAGTAAATTGTGCATTTGGTTCATCTGAAGTTCCTTTGATTGTTACTTCATCTGCTTTTCCATCTGCTGGAGAGTTTGTATCTACTACACTTACTTCTGTTATTTCTACTTCTGGTGCTGTATTATCTGTCGAAATTACTGGATTTTCTGTAATAAGTTGCGGATTCAAAAGACTAGTATCAATTGCTCCTTGCTCAATAATTATTTCTCTAATATTATTAGCTTCTGGTTCTATTAAATCACTTTCAACGTTTGTAGAAAAACCATCTCTTGTGCTAAATCTAGCAGTAACTCTTCCTTCTTCAGTTGGTTCTTCTTCTCCAGCTTGTGTCTCTTGTTGCGTTGGATCACCTGCAGCTGTTTCCATATCATCACTTACATCATTTGTTGTATTATTCCATGCACCTAAATCTGCATTCTCAAATGTTGTATTTATATCACCTTTTGAAAAAATTACTTCTTCATTTCCAAAAGTAACTTGATTCAAAGAAGAATCTATTAGCTGCTGTTGTGCTTGATTTAAAACAATAATATCATTTCCAGATAATTCCATCTCTACTTTCGCAGAAATTTGATTTGAACTATCACCATAAACTACCTCATTTTCTGATATACTATCACCAATACTTAATTCTCTGATATTTCCCGAAGAGTCTTTTGCATAAAATACTCCTCCTTCTAAAGTTTTAACAATCCCTACTTGTGCCATGTAAGTTCTCCCTTTGTTAATTTACTAAGAAGATTATATAACTTTAAATTATTATTGTCTATCACCCCTAGGGGTGACATTTAATAAGAAAGATAATTATTTTTTATTTATATTCTAAGTTATTTATAAGGATTTTTTTATTCTTAAAAGGCTCTATTACAGCTTCTATATCGCTTAATTTATATTTTAAAGGGAATCCTATTTTTGAAAGAGTTGCTGTTGTTTCTAAAATATAAAATTTTTTATCATTTATATATAAAGCTTCTTTAGAAATATTCAAATTATCAAGATTGATAATAACAAAAATATGTTCGGGAACAAGTACAAAATAAACTTCATATCCAAGCACTTTTAAAAGAGAAATCAGTAAATTGGACTTATCATCACAATCACCAAAATTTTGTTCAACGACTTGTTTTGGGCTTTTTGCAATACTTTCATTTATTTTATATGGAATTGTTGTAACAAAATCCAATAAATTTTGAACTTCACAAAGTTTATCTTTATTACAATTTTTAGTAAGATATGAAGCTAACTTTATAGTATAGTCATCTTCTCTTACTTGATTTACATAAGTTGTATCACCTATATCTGTAAACTGATTTTTTACAATAAAAAAAGAAGAATATATCATATAAATCAAATTTATAACAAAAACTATTGAAATAAAAAAGGATAGATATTTTAAAAATTTATTATTTATTAACATTATAAAATTAAAGCCAAACCAATATTCAAAACTATTAGTTCAGTGTGTTCTAAAGTAAATCCTAAACAATCACCATTTACAAAACCAAACTTATTATTTAAAATCTTTAATATAAAATAAAAACTCAAAAGGGATAAAAGCAAAATAATAAAAATATTTTTACCTATAAAAAAAGCAATAATAATATAAATCAAAGCATAGATTTTTAGTCTAAAAATCCCCCCACTTTGGAAAGCCAAAGATAAAAAGCTATCTTTACTAAATTTAAAATATTCAAGTAAATATAAAAGGTTTAATCTTGAAAAAGTACAAACTATTAAAAATAAAACATACTCTTTTTGATATAAAACATAAGTGATAATTCCAACTTTTAAAAGTACAAAAGAAAAGGCATACAAAGCTCCGATTGCTCCAATAGTTGATTCTTTCATAATCTTATAAGCATCTTTTCCACTATAAGAAGCAAACCAAGCATCAACAACATCAATTATTGCTTCTGTATGAATAAATCCATATAAAAATAAATAGATAACAGAAGAGACAAAAGCTGCATATATTGGTGAGAAGAATTGATTAAAAAAAAGATTAAAACATACAACTATTGAAGCCAAAATAGCTCCAACTAAAGGTAGTAATGCAAGAGTATATTTATATGTAATATTATTTATTTCCATATTTCTTACAAAAACTGGAATAATTGAAAAATATGAAAGGGCAAAGAAAAAAGCGTTTAATAATTGTTTCATTTTATTTTTCTTTCAATTCCATATTTCACTTCATAAACCTCATCGCATAATTTTACTAATTCTTGTCCAATAATTCCTGAATAATCAACAAATCTTCTTGACTCTTTGTCAAAAGGAATTACTCCACAAGAAACATCATTTAGAATAAAAATGATATTTGCTTCTATTTTACAAATCTCTGAAAGTTGTAGCTTCAAACTTTCTTCATTGTTCTGAAGATTATTAAAAAGCCACATTGAAATACAATCTATTAAATAAGTATTATTTTCTTTTATAACTTTTGTTAAATCTTTGGGTTCTTCGATGGTTATAAAATCATTTTTTCGTTCAATTATATGTTTATTTATTCGCTCACTCATAGAACTATCTCCAAACGAATTATCATAAGTTGCTATATAATATGGTTTTTTAGTTGTAGATAATTCAAAAGCTTTTTTTATTCCAGCTTTTGTTTTTCCTGATTTTTGTCCACCAAAATAAAATATTTTCAAATTCTTCCTTCTAAATTTTCTAAATAATTAAAAATATTTTTCTATCTCTTTTACCCAAAGAGTATAAGCTTTTCCATTTAGATGTAAATCATCAGTTGTAAATTCTGACTTTAATACTTTATTTGGTGCAAAAATTGGATTTAAATCTATAAAATCAATATTATTGTTTTTAGCAAAATCTTTTAATTTTTCATTTAATTTTTCTATTTTAGGATTAAAATTTTGTTTTCTTGTTTCTCCAATATAAAGAGTTGATTGAATATGAACTTTTATATTTTTTTCTTCAAAAGATTTGATTATCTTTTTATAATTTTCAAAAACTTCATTTTCATTTTTTCCTCTCATTATGTCATTTACACCAATCATAATAAAAACTTGTTTTATACTAGGACTAACTGTTGATAATCTATCTAATACTCCACTTGTTGTATCTCCACTTATTCCTCTATTTTGAACTGTATTATTATTTAAAAGTTCATCCCATCTTCCCTCATCAGTTATTGAATCACCCAACATCATAGTTGTGTATTTACTATTATTCATCAAAACCTCAAATTGACTTTTTTTATGTTTATAGTATGGATCATTTTGTATTTTCCACTCTTCAACTTTTTGTATCTCTTTTGCTTCTAGATTATAATTATTTAAAAATAGTAAACCACATAAAGCTATTAATATTTTATTTTTCATTTTACTCTCCTAAAAACTCTTCTATTTTTTTTGTAACTATCTGTTTTGATAAACCATTTATTGAAGCATAACATAATGCGCCACCACAGCCAACACCCTCTTTAGCTTCTCCTTCATCATATAGTTTTAAAGCTGGATGTGAAGATAAACTAAAATCAAAATCACTTGAATAAGCATTTATAGGAAAATCAAGTTGTTCTAAAAGTGCTTTGATATTTGAATTTTTATCTTCTTTTATCCATTTTGTAGTAAAAAGTGCTAGATTTGAAGAATCAAGAACTCCATCCATACTTTTTAAAATAGAATTCACAACAAGTAAAACACAAGCCATCTGTGTTCCACCAGCTAATACAATCTTTAGATTTTTATTTTGACTACCTAAAATAAATCCTGCACAAAAAATTATCATATTATCACTAACTTTTGATAATTTATCAAATAAATCATCATTTGAATTGATATTTGCTAAAGCATTTTTGATTGTTTTTTCTTTTATATCATTTGGATTATTTTTAAATGAACTTGAAAAATATCCATCACAATCATATCCCAAAGCTTTTGCTGTCGCATTTGCTGTTGTAGTTCCTGCTGGAATTGTTTCAGCTAAAATAATATAATCATCTTTTGTTTCATAGCTTTGCGCGAACTCTATTCCTTTTTGGAAAGTCTCCATAGCAGGTATATTTGCATTTTTATCTATACTATTACTTGGGTTTATATCAAAATTATGTATTTTAAAATACTCTATTTGTGGAACTACTTCCAATCCCAAATTTAAAATTTCTATATTTGAAAAAGGTTTAAGCTCATGAATTGCTCTAGTTATTATTGCAGGAGTTGGAACTCCTTTTGGAGTTTTTGCAATATCAGGTAAAGATTTTACTTGTTTTATACATAAAAACTCTGCATCCAAAGTTGGAGTAAGAAATAATTTTTGAGGAATTCCAGCTTGTGAAATATTTGGAATCTCACAAGTTTTTGTTACACTACAACCAAGCAAAAAAGTGGCTTTCTTACCTCTTAGAAACTCTATAAAATCAGCTTTTCCTAAAATTGTTTTAAAGTTCATTTGAAGCCTTTTATAAAAATAATTTTTGCGAAGTATAACAGATATTATATAAATTGATACGTTCTTTAAATTTTTCTTATATTTATTTTGTAACAAAATTATATTATAATTCTTGTATGACTTTAGAAGGAGCATAATATGTCAAAACAGACTTTAAAATTATTCGTGCCAATTATTGTTGCAATTGCACTATGGTTCGTTCCTGCACCAGAAGGATTGACACAAAACGCATGGCACTTTTTAGCAATATTCTTTGCTGTTGTAGTAGGACTTATTCTTGAGCCAGTTCCAGCTGCTCTTGTTGGTTTTGCAGGTGTTTCATTTGTAGCAGTTTTAGGATTAATTGGAAACTCTAAAGAGAGTATCACTTGGGCATTATCAGGTTTTTCAAATAGTGTTATTTGGTTAATCTTTGCTGCATTTATGTTTGCACTTGGTTACAAAAAAACAGGTTTAGGAAAAAGAGTTTCTCTTATAATGGTTAAATATATGGGAAAAAGTTCATTAGGTCTTGGATATGCAGTTGCATTTTCAGATTTAATTTTAGCACCATTTATGCCATCAAACACTGCAAGAAGTGGTGGTTCAGTATATCCTGTTGCTATTAATATTCCTCATATTTTTGATTCTTGGCCAGATAAAGAACCAAGAAAACTTGGAGCTTATATTACTTGGGTTGCTATTGCAACTACTTGTGTAACAAGTTCTATGTTCTTAACTGCACTTGCACCAAATTTACTTGCTGTTGATTTAATTGCAAAAAATACTGGTCATGCAATTACTTGGGGAGAGTGGGCAAGCGTTATGTTACCACTTATGATTCCTTTATTTTTATTGACTCCTTGGTTAACTTATGTAATTTATCCACCAACACAAAAAACATCTCCTGAAGCTCCAGCTTGGGCAGCAGAAGAGTTAAAAAAACTTGGTGCTATTACATTTAAAGAGTATTTAATGGCAGGACTTGCAACTGTTGCTTTAGTTTTATGGATTTTTGGAAAAGAGTTTGGAATTGATGCAACAACTACTGCTATTTGTATTGTATCTGTAATGGTTTTAACAGGTGTTATTACTTGGGATGATTTACTTTCAGATAAAGCAGCATTTAACGTATTCATTTGGTTCTCAACTTTAGTTGCTATGGCAGATGGATTGAAAAAAGTTGGTATTTTAGATTATATTGGAAAAAATGCACAAACTGCATTATCTGATTTACATACAACATCACTGCTAGTTGCATTGATTGTATTGTTTTTCTTATTACACTACTTTTTTGCAAGTGTAACTGCACACGTAACTGCACTTGTACCTGTATTTATGGTTATTGCAGCAAGTTTATTACCTGCTGAACAAATTTTACCATTTACAATTATTCTAGCAGGAAGTTTAGGGGTAATGGGAATTATAACTCCATATGGAACAGGACCATCGCCAATTTGGTATGGAGCTGGATATATTTCTCAAGCAAAATGGTGGGCATTAGGTGCTGTTTTTGGAGCACTTTATCTTGCAGTTATTATTTTAGGTGCATTCTTATTCATCTAAAAAATTTAAAAGGAAGTTTTAACTTCCTTTTAAAAAATCGTTTG
Protein-coding regions in this window:
- a CDS encoding adenosylcobinamide-GDP ribazoletransferase, yielding MKQLLNAFFFALSYFSIIPVFVRNMEINNITYKYTLALLPLVGAILASIVVCFNLFFNQFFSPIYAAFVSSVIYLFLYGFIHTEAIIDVVDAWFASYSGKDAYKIMKESTIGAIGALYAFSFVLLKVGIITYVLYQKEYVLFLIVCTFSRLNLLYLLEYFKFSKDSFLSLAFQSGGIFRLKIYALIYIIIAFFIGKNIFIILLLSLLSFYFILKILNNKFGFVNGDCLGFTLEHTELIVLNIGLALIL
- the cobT gene encoding nicotinate mononucleotide-dependent phosphoribosyltransferase CobT, translated to MNFKTILGKADFIEFLRGKKATFLLGCSVTKTCEIPNISQAGIPQKLFLTPTLDAEFLCIKQVKSLPDIAKTPKGVPTPAIITRAIHELKPFSNIEILNLGLEVVPQIEYFKIHNFDINPSNSIDKNANIPAMETFQKGIEFAQSYETKDDYIILAETIPAGTTTANATAKALGYDCDGYFSSSFKNNPNDIKEKTIKNALANINSNDDLFDKLSKVSDNMIIFCAGFILGSQNKNLKIVLAGGTQMACVLLVVNSILKSMDGVLDSSNLALFTTKWIKEDKNSNIKALLEQLDFPINAYSSDFDFSLSSHPALKLYDEGEAKEGVGCGGALCYASINGLSKQIVTKKIEEFLGE
- a CDS encoding GDSL-type esterase/lipase family protein, yielding MKNKILIALCGLLFLNNYNLEAKEIQKVEEWKIQNDPYYKHKKSQFEVLMNNSKYTTMMLGDSITDEGRWDELLNNNTVQNRGISGDTTSGVLDRLSTVSPSIKQVFIMIGVNDIMRGKNENEVFENYKKIIKSFEEKNIKVHIQSTLYIGETRKQNFNPKIEKLNEKLKDFAKNNNIDFIDLNPIFAPNKVLKSEFTTDDLHLNGKAYTLWVKEIEKYF
- a CDS encoding bifunctional adenosylcobinamide kinase/adenosylcobinamide-phosphate guanylyltransferase encodes the protein MKIFYFGGQKSGKTKAGIKKAFELSTTKKPYYIATYDNSFGDSSMSERINKHIIERKNDFITIEEPKDLTKVIKENNTYLIDCISMWLFNNLQNNEESLKLQLSEICKIEANIIFILNDVSCGVIPFDKESRRFVDYSGIIGQELVKLCDEVYEVKYGIERKIK
- a CDS encoding DASS family sodium-coupled anion symporter; amino-acid sequence: MSKQTLKLFVPIIVAIALWFVPAPEGLTQNAWHFLAIFFAVVVGLILEPVPAALVGFAGVSFVAVLGLIGNSKESITWALSGFSNSVIWLIFAAFMFALGYKKTGLGKRVSLIMVKYMGKSSLGLGYAVAFSDLILAPFMPSNTARSGGSVYPVAINIPHIFDSWPDKEPRKLGAYITWVAIATTCVTSSMFLTALAPNLLAVDLIAKNTGHAITWGEWASVMLPLMIPLFLLTPWLTYVIYPPTQKTSPEAPAWAAEELKKLGAITFKEYLMAGLATVALVLWIFGKEFGIDATTTAICIVSVMVLTGVITWDDLLSDKAAFNVFIWFSTLVAMADGLKKVGILDYIGKNAQTALSDLHTTSLLVALIVLFFLLHYFFASVTAHVTALVPVFMVIAASLLPAEQILPFTIILAGSLGVMGIITPYGTGPSPIWYGAGYISQAKWWALGAVFGALYLAVIILGAFLFI
- a CDS encoding transglutaminase domain-containing protein; translation: MLINNKFLKYLSFFISIVFVINLIYMIYSSFFIVKNQFTDIGDTTYVNQVREDDYTIKLASYLTKNCNKDKLCEVQNLLDFVTTIPYKINESIAKSPKQVVEQNFGDCDDKSNLLISLLKVLGYEVYFVLVPEHIFVIINLDNLNISKEALYINDKKFYILETTATLSKIGFPLKYKLSDIEAVIEPFKNKKILINNLEYK